The Carassius auratus strain Wakin chromosome 27, ASM336829v1, whole genome shotgun sequence genome includes a region encoding these proteins:
- the LOC113046487 gene encoding SLAM family member 7-like, giving the protein MEAGFSAEISVFVQTGASVQLDIQTQEPPEFDILAWTNNKSESIVRYNSDSKRVTPLDFYKDRVDYNDVTFSLTLKNMQKTDSGLYTARTIGSKTEDLVSYRFFVIDSVEAPVLTVNSNWSSSDSCTVNFTCRAHELMINSSYQNNRCSPQEVTSHINTLILDCSEEYIICNHSNPVSWKQDRRNIEKLCIYKDEISKSDSSRLGIGIGSVAGCILLCVSAAVCFKYKKGSQEEVEGNTVYAQVEAGEMQKPSSDFNPYDIPDWALKVIKHKNPMRMCLSLRLR; this is encoded by the exons ATGGAAGCAG ggttcagtgctgagatctctgtgtttgtgcagaCAGGAGCTTCTGTTCAACTGGATATACAGACACAAGAACCACCAGAGTTTGATATTTTAGCCTGGACGAATAATAAATCAGAGAGTATAGTTAGATACAACAGTGATTCCAAAAGAGTAACACCTCTCGATTTCTACAAGGACAGAGTGGATTACAATGATGTAACCTTCTCTCTGACTCTGAAGAACATGCAGAAGACAGACAGTGGACTCTACACAGCAAGAACAATTGGATCAAAAACTGAAGATTTGGTCTCATACAGATTTTTTGTTATAG ACTCTGTGGAGGCTCCTGTCCTGACTGTGAACTCAAACTGGTCCAGCAGTGACTCCTGTACTGTGAACTTCACATGCAGAGCTCATGAGCTCATGATTAACTCCAGCTATCAGAACAACAGATGCTctccacaggaagtgacatcacataTCAACACTCTCATCCTGGACTGCAGTGAGGAATACATCATCTGTAACCATAGCAACCCTGTCAGCTGGAAACAAGACAGAAGAAACATCGAAAAGCTCTGCATTTATAAAG ATGAAATCTCAAAGAGTGATTCATCTCGCCTGGGTATAGGAATTGGTTCGGTGGCAGGGTGCATTTTGCTTTGTGTTTCAGCCGCTGTGTGCTTCAAGTATAAAAAAG GTTCTCAGGAGGAGGTAGAAGGTAATACAGTCTATGCTCAAGTCGAG gctGGAGAAATGCAGAAACCCAGTAGTGACTTCAATCCTTATGACATTCCAGACTGG GCTCTTAAAGTGATTAAGCACAAGAACCCGATGAGAATGTGCTTGAGTCTGCGATTGCGCTAA
- the LOC113046213 gene encoding SLAM family member 7-like, with protein sequence MTMALNRLLRFILCLLTFKTGFSAEISVFVQTGASVHLDIQTQQLPEFDDLSWKKNKSENIVKYFYKTKEVKLYSSYKDRVVFNDTTFSLTLKNMQKTDSGLYTAIAAAESDNNIVTYRVSVIDSVEAPVLTVNSNWFSSDSCTVNFTCRAHELMINSSYQNNSCSPQEVTSHINTLILDCSEESIICNHSSPVSWKQDRKNIEELCIYKENDLINDQTVSYFLWPVVCLVSLCILSLLGFLYIKYKKGMSMLPHSL encoded by the exons ATGACAATGGCATTAAATCGCTTACTCAGATTCATTCTTTGTCTTCTAACCTTCAAAACAG GGTTCAGTGCTGAGATCTCTGTGTTTGTTCAGACGGGAGCTTCTGTTCACCTGGATATACAGACACAACAACTACCAGAGTTTGATGATTtatcctggaaaaaaaataaatctgagaatatagttaaatatttttataaaactaaaGAAGTAAAACTTTACTCTTCCTACAAGGACAGAGTGGTTTTCAATGATACAACCTTCTCTCTGACACTGAAGAACATGCAGAAGACAGACAGTGGACTCTACACAGCAATAGCAGCTGCAGAATCAGACAACAATATTGTTACATACAGAGTATCTGTTATAG ACTCTGTGGAGGCTCCTGTGCTGACTGTGAACTCAAACTGGTTCAGCAGTGACTCCTGTACTGTGAACTTCACATGCAGAGCTCATGAGCTCATGATTAACTCCAGCTATCAGAACAACAGCTGTTctccacaggaagtgacatcacataTCAACACTCTCATCCTGGACTGCAGTGAAGAATCCATCATCTGTAACCATAGCAGCCCTGTCAGCTGgaaacaagacagaaaaaacatCGAAGAGCTCTGCATTTATAAAG AGAATGATTTAATCAATGACCAGACTGTGTCTTATTTCCTGTGGCCAGTTGTTTGTTTGGTGTCATTGTGCATTTTGAGTCTTTTAGGCTTTCTGTACATCAAGTATAAAAAAGGTATGTCCATGTTGCCTCATtctctatga